GTTACCCATTAACATGGTCAATGGGCATGCTTTAACACGCGATCCACTGGTTGTTCTTGTAAGTCATTAACAAAATTAAGTTCCATATTTTACTTTTTCTTTCTCTGAGTACTTCCAGACTGGTGTTGAAAATATTAATTTGGCTTAATATAAGATCAGTTAGAGATCCGAAACACTTACGCAAGTTGTTCATCTCATTACAACTGGGGATAAAAACTTACCAGATAATTACATAAGAGGGAAAATCTCACTAACTTTTAGTAAACCATTTGACTTCACAAAATTTGACGATCTCTACTATCTCACTGAGTAAACTAAGCTGGGTCGTTTGAACAGGTGAATGAAGGAAGCGCTAGTGCTAGTGAAATTTTGGCTGGAGCATTGCACGATAATGGTCGAGCTATTCTTGTGGGGCGCAAAACCTTTGGTAAAGGCAAAATCCAGGTACATGTACAGGCCTTGAAACCATTTATGAGATTCTGGAGGTCAAGCATAATACTCAAGTTAACTGAACATACTAATCAGTTGATCCCATATTTTTGAACTGCAATCTAGTTTCTAACTACCCCTTATGCTTATTTCTCGAACCCACttcctacccccaaacttatacaCCACACATCATCTAGAACCCTAATTAGGAAGCTATTGACCCATAATCTGAATGCCTAATACTGGTGGGCCCGGAGTATAATGTTGTTAGCCAATAACAGATCAACACATACGTTTGGTGTATGAGTTTGGGGGATGGGAGGTGTTTTTGCTTTTCTCTTGCTATAGCAGTGCCATACTACAGTCTCACTTTCATCACTGTGTGCACCAggtgttttcactttcagattgCACTGAAAGTTCAGCTGTGGTCTATGAATCATTTCTTTCAACACCTTCCAAAATCTGATTATTGCGTTTATCTTCTCGTGTGTTTGACAGAGTGTTACTGAGCTGCATGATGGCTCTGCACTGTTTATAACAGTCGCCAAGTATGTATCACCTTCGTTTCACGAGATTGATCAGGTTGGTATTACACCTGATGTGCAATGCACCGCGGATATACTAACTGCACCCAAAGAAGTAAAAAATGGTGTCTCCTCTCTTGAGGGGGACTCATGTATCATGGTAGCTGAGCATCAGTTGGAGATTCAGAAATCCAAGGGATCTGCTTCATGAAAGTGTGTTGTTATGTTTATAAGCAGGGAAATCTCGATTTATTAATAAAAACGTGTATAAGTAAAACCCAAGAAGGGTAAACACGCCTCTGTATAAAGTCACGGAATACCAAGAGTTTGGATGTGTAAATAATGTGAACCATATATCTGTAAGTTCAATGAGAGAATGTTTGTAAATGCAATTAATACACAAAACATTGTCCAAAACTGGGGAAGGAATGAAATCTGTGTGCCTGTGTTTTTCCATTCTTTTCATATAACAATACCTCCATACTACGAATATTTGTTAACCGCGTACTCACCAAAGATTATCTAAAATTGCTATTAACATTCTCGTAGTGTAACAAAGAAACATAATATGGTTCTATAATTCTACTACTAACTAAAAACGTGTAAacaaaggaggaaaaaggaaagagagaaaTAAGTGAGGCCCCTCAACTATCATTTTGTATGTAGTAAGAAAAATGAAACTAGATGAAATAAAGGGCAATTTTGAAGATGAAGCTTGGTTTGTTTGTAGCAGGAACTGACTTTTTATCTTTTTTCTCACCATGTTAGTAATATGATTTAGTGCTTGGAATCCTCACCAAACACCTCCTTATAGCAAACTGGACATGCCTGAGAGAACAAATATAGAATTATTAGCAGAGAATTTAAGGACAAACACACGACCATCCTCgcaaggtttttagttttaaaaAGGCTTTGAAATCAGAAGCTGACCTTGTTGATACTAAGCCATTTGGAGCCGCAGTTTGCATGGTAGACATGTTTGCATGTAAGAGTAATTTGGCGGTCCCCTTTTTTATATTCCATCTGACATATTACACACCTGTTTTTGCCACCAACAAAAAACTCATTCTTCAAATTCTGTCATAAGGTTTGCAAATTAAACCAGTAttgccaaaaaaaacaaaaacaaccaaCAGTCCAATGCATCAACACATAAACCAGACAAATTAGAACAGTTGTTCATCCACTTTCCATATTTAACCAAAACAACTCTAAGCTAGGAGAGCCCAAAAATTATTTCCACATTTTAATTTATAGTTTTATTCCTACCAAAAGTTTGCATGATTTGATCAATATCTGTTCTGGTGCATGGCTCAATGTCTCTTCTTAAAGTTAATGTGTTTGCATTACTACTCGAATGTATTAAGTCAGATTCAtaagtgctctaacaaaatatttactCAATGTTCGTGTTAAAGATATGCTTGTGAAAGGAAGGAGAAAGACAAGTTGAAACAATTTGAAAGAAATAGAAATGAGATGAAGGATGTTACCTTTCACCACGcgatttttttcttgaaaaaaagCGACCACATTTGAACTTTGTGACTGGAAGAGATGAAATAAGTTCTTGGGAAAGCCCTCGACAATGTGTTCCAACAGCTTCTCCTAAATCTAGTAACTCCTGCAGATAGAAAAACCCACATGAAGTTTGACGAACAGATACGAATGAAAACAAACCAGATGATTCTGGTTAATCCTGCTTAAACATTTGATGAGTATTTACGTGACTACCAATATTAAATTgcaaaacaaagtttggacaacATAAAAGATGGttccttaacaaaataaaaatcgTAGCTATTAGTGTTACGTATGAGTAATAATACTAGAAATTAGAGTAAAACACCAAATCAAGGTACATCGTAGCAGAAATCATGTTTCATAGGAAGTTCATTTCTGGCTGACAAAGAAATTAGAGTAAAACGCAGACTGATTGTTTTTCAATCAGGGAAACTGCCATTGAAGACTAGGCAGACTCTACAAAAATGTATATGGAATAGTGTTGAACAAGCAGCTAATAGTAGTTCAATTTGCCAGTCTGGTCAAGCGGTGATCATAAATTTTAACCTTTTTCTTATAAATATATAACTTAGGCTCTTAAGGAATATGTGTGAGTTACATGTGCTAAGATTTGAATATACGAACCTCATATGTCATGTTATCTGGATCAACGTTGTCCTGCCAAATAATCTGCAGATTATGTAGATGAGGAAAGCTATATTAGTTACCATAAAAGTTATATTACTCTTGAATTCTAAGTGACAGCAGGCCCTAAAATAGACTTCAGCACTAAGTACAGTTCGGCTGCCAATTAAGCATCAGATCCAGTGTCCATATCAAATCttagaacttgattgacattaAGACTACCGCTAAAGAAAGGTTCAAACCTGAGAACTACTTGCATTATGATTACTTCGAACGCCTGCAACCATGAATAGAAGTACTAGGAAATCAGAAAAGCAATAAGGTGTCATACATTAAAGTGCACGAAAAATATATCATTAACGCAAAAATGGAATCAAACCCAAGCTTGCACATGCTAGCATTATCACTAAATATCCAGTGAAAGGTACTTGGCAACAATTTGAATAAGCTGTAACTACATTTCATAAAATAGTGTCCCAGTGACCTATGAACTAACCCGCACTTGAAAAATCGCCAGAGAACCAGCCCGGTATCACAAAGTACAGTTGGGGCACACAGGGGAGGCCTGAGGGAACGCCAGATACACATATTTTGCATCTAAAATTCTTTTTTCTTCCACTAGGACTATACCAACAATGTAGGCCCCGCACTCATGGTATGTTTAAATGAAAAACTGATATTTCTTAAAGAGGCAAAACACCAACAGTCTGTGCCTCATTCAGTTTATAAGTAAGAGTGTAAGACAAGCTACGAGGATGAAGTTACAGCTATACAACGGTGTCTATCAGGGTCTTTTCCAAATGCCAAACTACGCACTAGAAATAGATAGCCAATAA
This portion of the Papaver somniferum cultivar HN1 chromosome 11, ASM357369v1, whole genome shotgun sequence genome encodes:
- the LOC113321812 gene encoding E3 ubiquitin-protein ligase BIG BROTHER-like isoform X2; protein product: MNRQVEFHYINTGFPYTVTESFMNLFDGLTYSQAEFSFPAPTHDQDFAYWSMQAGSNKFGPSIPGNQYYGYGHPYAVNDLVPRMDEGRRVWENSSVANHEEAEPLVMHVGETFNTNLQSSPEECVRSNHNASSSQIIWQDNVDPDNMTYEELLDLGEAVGTHCRGLSQELISSLPVTKFKCGRFFSRKKSRGERCVICQMEYKKGDRQITLTCKHVYHANCGSKWLSINKACPVCYKEVFGEDSKH
- the LOC113321812 gene encoding E3 ubiquitin-protein ligase BIG BROTHER-like isoform X1, translated to MNRQVEFHYINTGFPYTVTESFMNLFDGLTYSQAEFSFPAPTHDQDFAYWSMQAGSNKFGPSIPGNQYYGYGHPYAVNDLVPRMDEGRRVWENSSVANHEEAEPLVMHVGETFNTNLQSSPEELLLFMVAGVRSNHNASSSQIIWQDNVDPDNMTYEELLDLGEAVGTHCRGLSQELISSLPVTKFKCGRFFSRKKSRGERCVICQMEYKKGDRQITLTCKHVYHANCGSKWLSINKACPVCYKEVFGEDSKH